The proteins below come from a single Gossypium raimondii isolate GPD5lz chromosome 2, ASM2569854v1, whole genome shotgun sequence genomic window:
- the LOC105789731 gene encoding putative disease resistance protein RGA4 — MAQSFAFGITGKVLEKLGNVAYEGICSAWGVRKEFEKLKDTLAAIRAVVLDAEQQQARTQELSLWIQRFKDACYDVEDSIDQFEIEALRRQVLEWEVPERRDMNKEELHKVLQDCLNGKRFLMVLDDVWKDKKKRSELKDLLCGGAQGSIIIVTTRSRKVATITGTVSPYDLEHLSYENCMSLFLKLAFKEGEEKQHVNLVRIGAGIVKKCEGVALAVKTLGSLLCSTRVQHDWELVRDSELWKLRQEENDILPALKLCYDQLPWYLKQCFAFCSVFPKAFQFNDHFLISVWKANGFLQSPYENEEPEDIGNRYIQELLSRSFFQQVEEELCNSVFKMHDLVHDLALSVAQNEVNSCNHYSTGNVRHLWFDLSKQDASQLPNNLSRLQSLFLLDREGKADSESLIAEVISRSKHLRVLDLGDWSFEHFPNNICYLKQLRFSNLSSNGNIRRLPNFICNLQSLQTLHLGGCWGIEELPKDIRYLISLRELMVTTKQTRLQENGISYLTSLRLLGFCSCENLEKLFEGIQNLTALRILCIEDCKNLVSSPQGLKYLTTLEV, encoded by the exons ATGGCTCAATCCTTTGCATTCGGGATTACCGGAAAAGTATTGGAGAAACTAGGCAATGTTGCCTACGAAGGAATTTGCTCCGCATGGGGTGTTCGAAAGGAGTTCGAAAAGCTTAAAGACACGCTAGCTGCTATCAGAGCTGTGGTCCTGGATGCTGAACAACAACAGGCTCGTACCCAGGAGCTCAGTCTTTGGATACAAAGGTTCAAAGATGCTTGCTACGACGTGGAAGATTCGATAGACCAGTTCGAGATCGAAGCATTGAGGAGGCAAGTCCTGGAATGGGAAGTACCGGAAAGAAG GGACATGAATAAGGAGGAATTACATAAAGTTTTACAAGATTGTTTGAATGGTAAAAGATTTTTGATGGTACTAGATGATGTCTGGAAGGACAAGAAGAAACGGAGTGAGCTGAAAGATTTGTTGTGTGGGGGAGCCCAAGGGAGTATAATAATTGTCACAACTCGTAGCCGCAAAGTGGCTACAATCACAGGCACAGTCTCTCCATATGATTTAGAGCATCTTTCTTATGAGAATTGTATGTCATTGTTTCTTAAACTTGCCTTTAAAGAAGGCGAAGAGAAACAGCATGTCAATCTTGTAAGAATAGGGGCAGGAATTGTTAAAAAATGCGAAGGGGTTGCTTTGGCCGTGAAGACTTTAGGCAGCCTACTCTGTTCAACAAGGGTACAACATGATTGGGAACTTGTGAGAGATAGTGAACTATGGAAGTTGAGACAGGAGGAAAATGACATCTTGCCTGCTTTAAAACTATGTTATGATCAATTGCCCTGGTATTTAAAGCAATGTTTTGCCTTCTGTTCAGTTTTTCCAAAAGCTTTTCAATTTAATGATCACTTTTTAATCTCGGTGTGGAAGGCAAATGGCTTTTTGCAATCACCCTACGAAAATGAAGAGCCAGAAGATATTGGGAATCGGTATATACAAGAGTTACTATCAAGATCTTTCTTCCAACAAGTTGAAGAGGAGCTTTGTAATTCAGTCTTCAAAATGCATGATTTAGTACATGATCTTGCATTATCAGTGGCGCAAAATGAGGTGAATTCATGTAACCATTATTCGACTGGGAATGTTCGACATTTATGGTTTGATCTATCAAAGCAAGATGCTTCCCAGTTGCCAAATAACTTGAGCCGTCTGCAATCACTTTTCTTATTAGATAGAGAAGGCAAGGCTGATAGCGAATCTCTTATTGCAGAAGTCATCTCAAGGTCTAAACATCTGAGGGTGTTAGATTTGGGTGACTGGAGTTTTGAGCATTTTCCAAacaatatatgttatttaaagcAGTTGAGATTTTCGAACCTATCCTCCAATGGAAATATAAGAAGACTTCCAAATTTCATTTGCAATTTGCAGAGTTTGCAAACACTTCACCTTGGTGGATGTTGGGGAATTGAAGAGTTACCAAAAGACATAAGGTACCTGATTAGCCTTAGAGAATTAATGGTAACAACAAAACAGACGCGTTTGCAAGAGAATGGAATATCGTACCTAACTTCTCTTCGACTGTTGGGTTTTTGTAGTtgtgaaaatttagaaaaattgttTGAAGGCATTCAAAACCTAACAGCCCTTCGAATATTGTGTATCGAAGATTGCAAAAACTTGGTTTCATCGCCGCAAGGTTTAAAATACCTAACTACATTAGAAGTTTAG